One region of Streptomyces subrutilus genomic DNA includes:
- the xylA gene encoding xylose isomerase, whose translation MTSDPLVPTPAHRFTFGLWTVGWQGRDPFGDATRPALDPVESVERLAGLGAYGVTFHDDDLIPFGAGEAAREQAVKRFRTALDTAGLKVPMATTNLFTHPVFKDGAFTANDRDVRRYALRKTIRNIDLAVELGASVYVAWGGREGAESGAAKDVRSALDRLKEAFDLLGEYVEYQGYDLRFAIEPKPNEPRGDILLPTIGHALAFINELERPERVGLNPEVGHEQMAGLNFPHGIAQALWHDKLFHIDLNGQTGIKYDQDLRFGAGDLRQAFWLVDLLESAGYDGPRHFDFKPPRTEDSAGVWASAAGCMRNYLILAERAHAFRSDPEVRAALAASRLPELALPTAADGLAGLLADPSAFDEFDVDAAARRGMAFEQLDQLALEHLLGAR comes from the coding sequence TTGACCAGCGACCCGCTTGTCCCCACCCCCGCGCACAGGTTCACCTTCGGCCTGTGGACCGTCGGCTGGCAGGGCCGGGACCCATTCGGCGATGCCACCCGACCCGCCCTCGACCCCGTCGAGAGCGTGGAGCGGCTAGCCGGGCTCGGCGCCTACGGCGTCACGTTCCACGACGACGACCTGATCCCCTTCGGCGCCGGCGAGGCCGCCCGCGAGCAGGCGGTCAAGCGCTTCCGCACCGCACTCGACACGGCCGGGCTGAAGGTCCCGATGGCCACCACCAACCTCTTCACCCACCCGGTGTTCAAGGACGGCGCCTTCACCGCGAACGACCGGGACGTGCGCCGGTACGCGCTCCGCAAGACGATCCGCAACATCGACCTGGCCGTGGAACTCGGCGCCTCGGTCTACGTCGCCTGGGGCGGCCGCGAAGGCGCGGAGTCGGGCGCGGCCAAGGACGTGCGCTCCGCCCTCGACCGACTGAAGGAGGCCTTCGACCTGCTGGGCGAGTACGTCGAGTACCAGGGATACGACCTGCGCTTCGCGATCGAACCCAAGCCCAACGAGCCGCGCGGCGACATCCTGCTGCCCACCATCGGCCACGCCCTGGCGTTCATCAACGAGCTGGAGCGGCCCGAGCGGGTCGGCCTCAACCCGGAGGTCGGCCACGAGCAGATGGCCGGGCTGAACTTCCCGCACGGCATCGCCCAGGCCCTGTGGCACGACAAGCTGTTCCACATCGACCTCAACGGCCAGACGGGCATCAAGTACGACCAGGACCTGCGCTTCGGTGCGGGCGACCTGCGCCAGGCCTTCTGGCTGGTCGACCTGCTGGAGTCGGCCGGCTACGACGGCCCCCGTCACTTCGACTTCAAGCCGCCGCGCACCGAGGACTCCGCCGGCGTCTGGGCTTCGGCGGCCGGCTGCATGCGCAACTACCTGATCCTGGCGGAGCGTGCCCACGCCTTCCGGTCCGATCCGGAGGTCCGGGCCGCGCTCGCCGCCTCCCGGCTGCCCGAACTGGCCCTCCCGACCGCCGCGGACGGCCTGGCCGGGCTGCTGGCCGACCCGTCCGCCTTCGACGAGTTCGACGTCGACGCCGCCGCCCGCCGCGGCATGGCCTTCGAGCAGCTGGACCAGCTCGCCCTCGAACACCTCCTCGGCGCCCGCTGA
- a CDS encoding non-reducing end alpha-L-arabinofuranosidase family hydrolase, translating into MRRQSSSRSRLSAVLAAAVAALAALAALLVAGPAQAATTSDLRGVASGRCLDVAGFSQSDGANVHIWDCHGGINQQWTLTDSSQLTVYGNKCLDVRGGATTSGTPVQIWTCNGSENQQWRVNSDGTIVGVRSGLCLEVSGWGTANGTGVQTWSCHGGSNQKWTGLSGVSNACALPSAYRWTSTGPLAQPANGQLALKDFSTTTYNGKRLVYATTSNGTAWGSAAFSPFTNWSDMGAATQTRMNEPAVAPELFYFAPKDVWVMVSQWSQWPLYYRTSSDPTNPNGWSAAQPLFTGSLPVGPGDRRDAPIDPTMIADDQNMYLFFAADNGKIYRASMPIGNFPGNFGSSYTTVMSDATDLLFEAPEVYKVQGRNQYLMIVEAQGSNRYFRSFTASSLNGPWTVQAGSESSPFAGQANSGSTWAKGVSHGDLVRNNPDQTMTIDPCNLQFLYQGLPTTTPENTDYLKLPYRPGLLTLQR; encoded by the coding sequence ATGCGCAGACAAAGTTCCAGCCGCAGCCGCCTGTCCGCGGTGCTCGCCGCCGCGGTCGCGGCCCTGGCCGCGTTGGCGGCGCTGCTCGTCGCCGGCCCGGCTCAGGCGGCCACCACCAGCGACTTGCGCGGTGTTGCTTCCGGCCGCTGTCTCGATGTGGCGGGCTTCAGCCAGTCCGACGGCGCAAACGTGCACATCTGGGACTGCCACGGTGGAATCAACCAGCAGTGGACGTTGACGGACAGCAGCCAGCTGACCGTGTACGGCAACAAGTGCCTGGATGTCCGGGGCGGCGCCACCACGTCCGGGACCCCGGTGCAGATCTGGACGTGCAACGGTAGTGAGAACCAGCAGTGGCGGGTGAACTCCGACGGCACGATCGTCGGCGTGCGGTCCGGGCTGTGTCTGGAGGTCTCGGGCTGGGGCACGGCCAACGGCACGGGGGTGCAGACCTGGTCGTGCCACGGTGGCAGCAACCAGAAGTGGACCGGCCTGTCCGGGGTGAGCAACGCGTGTGCTCTTCCGTCGGCCTACCGGTGGACCTCGACGGGTCCGCTGGCGCAACCGGCGAACGGGCAGCTGGCCCTGAAGGACTTCTCCACCACCACGTACAACGGTAAGCGCCTGGTCTACGCGACCACCTCCAACGGAACGGCGTGGGGCTCGGCGGCGTTCAGCCCCTTCACGAACTGGTCGGACATGGGGGCGGCCACCCAGACCAGGATGAACGAACCCGCGGTGGCGCCCGAACTGTTCTACTTCGCGCCCAAGGACGTCTGGGTGATGGTGTCCCAGTGGAGTCAGTGGCCGCTCTACTACCGCACCTCCAGCGACCCCACCAACCCCAACGGCTGGTCCGCCGCGCAGCCGCTGTTCACCGGCAGCCTCCCCGTGGGACCCGGGGACCGGAGGGACGCCCCGATCGACCCGACCATGATCGCCGATGACCAGAACATGTACCTGTTCTTCGCCGCCGACAACGGCAAGATCTACCGGGCGAGCATGCCGATCGGGAACTTCCCGGGCAACTTCGGCTCCTCGTACACGACGGTCATGAGCGACGCGACGGACCTTCTGTTCGAGGCGCCGGAGGTCTACAAGGTCCAGGGCCGGAACCAGTACCTCATGATCGTTGAGGCGCAGGGTTCGAACCGCTACTTCCGCTCGTTCACCGCCTCCAGCCTGAACGGTCCGTGGACCGTCCAGGCCGGCAGCGAGAGCAGCCCCTTCGCGGGTCAGGCCAACAGCGGTTCCACCTGGGCCAAGGGCGTCAGCCACGGTGACCTGGTCCGCAACAACCCCGACCAGACCATGACCATCGATCCCTGCAACCTGCAGTTCCTCTATCAGGGCCTCCCCACCACCACACCGGAGAACACCGACTACCTGAAGCTGCCGTACCGGCCGGGTCTGCTCACCCTGCAGCGCTGA
- the xylB gene encoding xylulokinase produces the protein MSAQRVVIGVDSSTQATKALAVDLDTGAVLGEGRAAHAVSAGAGRESDPEQWWRALGEAMAGTGWADRAAACSIAGQQHGLVTLDAAGRPVRPALLWNDVRSAPQAAELAAAFGAAELARRTGSVPTAAFTAAKWAWLHTNERAAADRVTAVRLPHDFLTERLTGEAVTDRGDASGTGWWGPDGYDQDVLGWIGLDPGLLPQVLPPGARAGVVRAGMPLRRGALVATGTGDNMAAALGLGLTPGRPVLSLGTSGTVYAVGRTRPADPGGTVAGFADALGGWLPLACTLNCTLAVDRFAALVGRDREDVEGGGTAVVLPYLDGERTPDLPGASGLVHGLRHDTTPGQLLQAAYDGAAHALLAALDDVLRAGGESPAPGEPLLLIGGGARGRAWQRTVLRLSGRAVQVPEARELVALGAAAQAAALLTGEPADAVARRWRTAEGRVLEPVPRDDDTLERITSTLRRAGALQEVMPGER, from the coding sequence ATGTCTGCTCAGCGTGTCGTGATCGGTGTCGACAGCTCGACCCAGGCCACCAAGGCCCTCGCCGTCGACCTGGACACCGGCGCCGTCCTGGGCGAGGGCCGCGCCGCTCACGCCGTCAGCGCGGGCGCCGGACGCGAGAGCGACCCCGAACAGTGGTGGCGGGCGCTCGGCGAGGCCATGGCGGGCACCGGCTGGGCGGATCGCGCCGCCGCCTGCTCGATCGCCGGCCAGCAGCACGGCCTGGTCACCCTCGACGCGGCCGGACGGCCGGTGCGCCCGGCGCTGCTCTGGAACGACGTCCGCTCCGCCCCGCAGGCCGCCGAACTCGCAGCCGCGTTCGGTGCGGCAGAGCTCGCCCGCCGCACCGGAAGCGTCCCCACGGCCGCCTTCACGGCCGCCAAGTGGGCCTGGCTGCACACGAACGAGCGCGCCGCCGCCGACCGCGTCACGGCCGTCCGGCTTCCCCACGACTTCCTGACGGAGCGCCTGACCGGTGAGGCGGTGACGGACCGCGGTGACGCGTCGGGAACCGGCTGGTGGGGCCCGGACGGTTACGACCAGGACGTCCTCGGCTGGATCGGCCTCGACCCCGGGCTGCTGCCGCAGGTCCTCCCGCCGGGAGCCCGGGCGGGTGTCGTCCGAGCCGGGATGCCGCTGCGCAGGGGCGCACTGGTGGCGACCGGGACCGGTGACAACATGGCCGCCGCCCTCGGGCTGGGCCTGACCCCCGGACGTCCGGTGCTGAGCCTCGGTACCTCCGGCACCGTCTACGCCGTCGGCCGGACCAGGCCCGCCGACCCGGGCGGAACCGTCGCCGGCTTCGCCGATGCCCTCGGCGGCTGGCTGCCGCTCGCCTGCACGCTCAACTGCACCCTCGCCGTCGATCGCTTCGCCGCCCTCGTCGGCCGCGACCGGGAGGACGTCGAGGGAGGCGGCACGGCGGTGGTGCTTCCCTACCTGGACGGCGAGCGCACCCCCGACCTCCCGGGTGCTTCCGGCCTGGTCCACGGCCTGCGCCACGACACGACGCCGGGCCAGCTGCTCCAGGCCGCCTACGACGGCGCCGCCCACGCCCTGCTCGCGGCCCTGGACGACGTGCTGCGCGCCGGAGGCGAGAGCCCCGCCCCCGGCGAACCACTCCTGCTGATCGGCGGCGGAGCCCGCGGCAGGGCCTGGCAGAGGACCGTCCTGCGACTGTCCGGGCGAGCGGTCCAGGTGCCCGAGGCCCGGGAACTGGTCGCGCTCGGGGCCGCCGCCCAGGCCGCCGCACTGCTCACCGGTGAGCCTGCCGATGCCGTCGCCCGGCGCTGGCGGACCGCCGAGGGCCGGGTACTGGAGCCCGTACCCCGTGACGACGACACGCTCGAACGGATCACCAGTACGCTGCGGCGGGCGGGGGCCTTGCAGGAGGTCATGCCGGGAGAGCGATAG
- the araA gene encoding L-arabinose isomerase: protein MPSRTSPAQEIWFLTGSQGLYGEETLKQVAEQSLQIAAALADASDIPARVVWKPVLTDADAIRRVCLDANADDRCIGLTAWMHTFSPAKMWIAGLDALRKPLLHLHTQSNVALPWDTIDMDFMNLNQAAHGDREFGHIQTRLGVPRKTVAGHVTDPETSARVAIWARAAAARSELATLKVARFGDNMRDVAVTEGDKVEAQLRLGVSVNTYGVNDLVKVVDSADETDVALLVEEYADLYDLAPELRPGGERHDALRYAARIEAGLRTFLQTGGFGAFTTNFEDLGGLRQLPGLAVQRLMAQGYGFGGEGDWKTAVLLRALKVAAAGLPGGTSFMEDYTYDLTPGNELILGAHMLEVCPTIAASRPSCEIHPLGIGGREDPVRLVFDAAPGPAVVVGLADLGDRFRLIANDIDVVAPPHPLPALPVARAVWRPRPDLRTSTESWLTAGGPHHTVLSTALTSDHLDDLAEMLRLELALIDEATTPKQFRRDLRWNQAYHRLALGL from the coding sequence GTGCCCAGCCGAACATCCCCCGCCCAGGAAATCTGGTTCCTCACCGGCAGCCAAGGCCTGTACGGGGAGGAGACGCTGAAGCAGGTCGCCGAACAGTCGCTGCAGATCGCCGCCGCGCTGGCCGACGCCTCCGACATTCCCGCGCGCGTGGTGTGGAAGCCGGTACTGACCGACGCCGACGCCATCCGCCGGGTGTGCCTCGACGCGAACGCCGACGACCGGTGCATCGGGCTGACGGCCTGGATGCACACCTTCTCGCCGGCCAAGATGTGGATCGCCGGACTGGACGCGCTGCGCAAGCCGTTGCTGCACCTCCACACCCAGTCGAACGTGGCCCTGCCCTGGGACACCATCGACATGGACTTCATGAACCTCAACCAAGCTGCCCACGGAGACCGCGAGTTCGGGCACATCCAGACCCGTCTGGGCGTACCCCGCAAAACGGTGGCCGGCCACGTCACCGATCCCGAGACGAGCGCACGCGTCGCGATCTGGGCACGGGCGGCCGCCGCACGATCCGAACTGGCCACCCTCAAGGTCGCCCGCTTCGGCGACAACATGCGCGACGTGGCCGTCACCGAGGGCGACAAGGTCGAGGCCCAGCTGCGCTTGGGCGTCTCCGTCAACACCTACGGCGTCAACGACCTGGTGAAGGTCGTCGACAGCGCGGACGAGACCGACGTGGCTTTGCTCGTCGAGGAGTACGCCGACCTGTACGACCTGGCGCCGGAACTGCGACCGGGCGGCGAACGGCACGACGCGCTGCGTTACGCGGCCCGCATCGAAGCCGGCCTGCGCACCTTCCTCCAAACGGGCGGCTTCGGGGCCTTCACCACCAACTTCGAGGACCTGGGCGGACTGCGCCAGCTGCCCGGCCTCGCGGTCCAGCGGCTCATGGCCCAGGGGTACGGCTTCGGAGGAGAGGGCGACTGGAAGACCGCCGTCCTGCTGCGCGCCCTCAAGGTGGCTGCCGCCGGCCTCCCGGGCGGCACCTCCTTCATGGAGGACTACACCTACGACCTGACACCCGGCAACGAGCTCATCCTCGGCGCGCACATGCTGGAAGTCTGCCCCACCATCGCCGCCTCCAGGCCCAGCTGCGAGATCCACCCCCTCGGCATCGGCGGGCGGGAGGACCCGGTGCGGCTGGTGTTCGACGCGGCACCCGGCCCGGCCGTGGTGGTCGGGCTCGCCGACCTCGGCGACCGCTTCCGCCTGATCGCCAATGACATCGACGTGGTGGCACCCCCTCACCCGCTGCCCGCACTGCCCGTCGCCCGCGCGGTCTGGCGGCCCCGCCCCGACCTGCGGACCTCCACCGAATCCTGGCTGACGGCCGGAGGACCGCACCACACCGTCCTCAGCACCGCCCTGACCTCCGACCACCTCGACGACCTGGCGGAAATGCTCCGCCTGGAGCTCGCCCTCATCGACGAGGCCACCACCCCGAAGCAGTTCCGGCGCGATCTCCGCTGGAACCAGGCCTACCACCGGCTGGCACTGGGACTGTGA
- a CDS encoding transposase, with the protein MTAPRGEELGTELVARSVAAHSDEAAELDGRTETRFRRHQDAEVILAMPGMERTLGAEFVAATGGELTAFAGPDRLPAFARLAPVPWDSGTASGNLRGRRRYHRGLQRDLYLSAQVSVFFCPVSKA; encoded by the coding sequence ATGACCGCCCCGCGAGGCGAAGAGCTGGGCACCGAGCTCGTCGCCCGCTCGGTAGCCGCCCACAGCGACGAAGCGGCCGAACTCGACGGCCGAACCGAGACCCGGTTCCGCCGGCACCAGGACGCCGAGGTCATCCTCGCGATGCCCGGCATGGAACGCACTCTTGGAGCGGAGTTCGTCGCCGCGACCGGCGGTGAACTCACCGCCTTTGCCGGCCCCGACCGCCTGCCCGCGTTTGCCCGCCTGGCACCCGTCCCCTGGGACTCCGGGACGGCCAGCGGGAACCTGCGCGGACGCCGCCGCTACCACCGCGGCCTCCAGCGGGACCTCTACCTCTCCGCGCAGGTCAGCGTATTCTTCTGCCCGGTCTCCAAGGCGTAA
- a CDS encoding IS110 family transposase, which translates to MNDETELPGLLLHHGQPVAYLTGRAAHQAPTTYRGEDETDARDAFVIADQARVRRGVSMFRPGDDIALDLRVLTARRLGVVHDRSRRINRLRGPAPGVLPCTGTGPGPDEGGPRHLADRLPDPGHDPPHGCPAAGGHGSVTVRSAGRPRSQPGPWKLPRTR; encoded by the coding sequence ATGAACGACGAGACAGAACTGCCCGGTCTCCTCCTCCACCACGGCCAGCCCGTCGCATACCTCACAGGCCGGGCCGCCCACCAGGCGCCCACCACCTACCGGGGCGAGGACGAGACCGACGCCCGCGACGCCTTCGTCATCGCGGACCAGGCCCGCGTCCGCCGCGGCGTGAGCATGTTCCGGCCCGGCGACGACATTGCCCTCGACCTGCGGGTTCTCACTGCACGGCGTCTGGGCGTGGTCCACGACCGGAGCCGTCGGATCAACCGCCTGCGGGGCCCAGCTCCTGGAGTTCTTCCCTGTACTGGAACGGGCCCTGGACCTGACGAAGGAGGGCCCCGCCATCTTGCTGACCGCCTACCGGACCCCGGCCACGATCCGCCGCATGGGTGTCCGGCGGCTGGAGGGCATGGCTCCGTAACCGTAAGGTCGGCGGGGCGGCCGCGCTCGCAGCCCGGGCCGTGGAAGCTGCCCAGAACCAGATGA
- a CDS encoding ROK family protein: MTGTGRGSGGAEAAPASQQGMRRRNLAVVIGVVAAHGPLSRADVAGHTGLTRPAVSSMADELIGRGALTETETAPSGRVGRPGRALALNDRGPAGLGLEIGVTRLAACVVDLRGEPRVWRRVERANAGRPAGEVLAEAAALGAEAESEAAALGLRVEGRVLAVPGVVPNEPGGLVANAPNLGWQALRPADHWPDPDTAPEPENEANLGALAEQWYQGNPAGTFVHVSAEAGIGAALVIGGQLFRGARGFAGELGHLPVHPEGARCACGARGCLEQYAGEAAVLREAGLGRVGDPVALLAERAGAGDAAALRALDRAGRALGLALTSAVNLIDPDGLVLGGAYAELADWLLPSIRAELAARITVRPWTPEAVRPSALGRRGPVLGAAWSTVREIIADPTRLPAR; the protein is encoded by the coding sequence ATGACGGGGACCGGCAGGGGGAGCGGGGGCGCGGAGGCCGCGCCCGCCTCGCAGCAGGGGATGCGCCGGCGGAACCTCGCGGTGGTGATCGGCGTGGTCGCCGCGCACGGCCCCCTCTCCCGGGCGGACGTGGCCGGGCACACGGGCCTGACCAGGCCGGCCGTCTCCTCCATGGCCGACGAGCTCATCGGTCGAGGAGCGCTGACCGAGACGGAGACCGCGCCCAGCGGACGGGTCGGCCGCCCGGGACGGGCGCTGGCCCTGAACGATCGGGGTCCCGCGGGCCTCGGTCTGGAGATCGGCGTCACCCGTCTCGCCGCGTGCGTCGTGGACCTGCGCGGTGAACCCCGGGTCTGGCGTCGCGTGGAGCGGGCCAACGCGGGCCGGCCGGCCGGAGAGGTGCTGGCGGAGGCCGCCGCGCTGGGCGCCGAGGCGGAGTCCGAGGCCGCGGCCCTCGGCCTGCGCGTCGAGGGCCGCGTCCTGGCCGTGCCGGGGGTGGTGCCGAACGAGCCGGGCGGACTGGTCGCGAACGCTCCCAACCTCGGCTGGCAAGCCCTCCGCCCCGCCGACCACTGGCCCGACCCCGACACCGCGCCCGAGCCGGAGAACGAAGCCAACCTCGGGGCGCTGGCCGAGCAGTGGTACCAGGGAAACCCCGCCGGGACCTTCGTACACGTCTCCGCCGAGGCCGGAATCGGTGCCGCACTGGTCATCGGCGGGCAGCTGTTCCGGGGCGCCCGCGGCTTCGCGGGCGAACTCGGCCACCTGCCCGTCCACCCGGAGGGCGCCCGTTGCGCCTGCGGGGCGCGCGGTTGCCTGGAGCAGTACGCGGGCGAAGCGGCCGTGCTGCGCGAGGCCGGGCTGGGGCGCGTCGGCGACCCGGTGGCCCTGCTGGCCGAGCGGGCGGGAGCCGGGGACGCGGCGGCCCTGCGCGCCCTGGACCGCGCAGGACGGGCCCTGGGCCTCGCCCTCACCTCGGCGGTGAACCTGATCGACCCGGACGGCCTCGTTCTGGGCGGCGCCTACGCCGAACTCGCCGACTGGCTCCTCCCGTCCATACGCGCCGAACTGGCCGCCCGGATCACCGTCCGGCCCTGGACCCCGGAGGCGGTACGACCCTCCGCCCTGGGGCGCCGCGGACCGGTGCTGGGCGCGGCCTGGTCGACCGTCCGAGAGATCATCGCCGATCCCACTCGCCTGCCGGCCCGGTAG
- the chvE gene encoding multiple monosaccharide ABC transporter substrate-binding protein: MRKLSAGLVTLGLTLSLAACGQSANGAGEGGGGGEAKGGLVGIAMPTKSSERWINDGNNMVKEFQAKGYKTDLQYGDNVVENQVSQVENMITKGAKLLVIAAIDGSSLTNVLQKAADAHVPVISYDRLIRGTENVDYYATFDNHKVGVLQGSYIVDKLGLKDGKGPFNIELFAGSPDDNNATFFFNGAMSVLKPYIDDKKLVVQSGQTSFNQIAILRWDGGLAQSRMDNLLSKSYTSARVDAVLSPYDGISIGIISSLKGVGYGAGQPIPVVTGQDGELASVKSITAGEQTQTVYKDTRQLAKAAVQMGDALLTGGKPEVNDTTQYNNGVKTVPAQLLQPVSVDKENYQKVLVDSGQYTADQLK; the protein is encoded by the coding sequence GTGCGGAAGCTTTCAGCCGGCCTTGTCACCCTGGGCCTGACGCTGTCGCTGGCAGCCTGCGGCCAGAGCGCCAACGGAGCAGGCGAGGGCGGGGGTGGCGGGGAGGCCAAAGGCGGCCTCGTCGGCATCGCGATGCCGACCAAGTCGTCGGAGCGCTGGATCAATGACGGCAACAACATGGTCAAGGAGTTCCAGGCCAAGGGTTACAAGACCGATCTCCAGTACGGTGACAACGTCGTGGAGAACCAGGTCTCCCAGGTGGAGAACATGATCACAAAGGGCGCCAAGCTGCTGGTGATCGCCGCCATCGACGGTTCCTCGCTCACCAACGTGCTACAGAAGGCCGCCGACGCCCACGTCCCCGTCATCTCCTACGACCGGCTGATCCGCGGCACCGAGAACGTCGACTACTACGCGACCTTCGACAACCACAAGGTCGGCGTCCTCCAGGGCAGTTACATCGTCGACAAGCTCGGCCTCAAGGATGGCAAGGGCCCGTTCAACATCGAGCTGTTCGCCGGCTCACCGGACGACAACAACGCCACCTTCTTCTTCAACGGTGCGATGAGCGTCCTGAAGCCGTACATCGACGACAAGAAGCTGGTCGTGCAGAGCGGCCAGACCTCCTTCAATCAGATCGCCATACTGCGCTGGGACGGCGGCCTCGCCCAGTCCCGTATGGACAACCTGCTGAGCAAGTCGTACACCTCCGCACGCGTCGACGCCGTGCTCTCGCCGTACGACGGCATCTCGATCGGCATCATCTCCTCACTCAAGGGCGTCGGCTACGGCGCCGGCCAGCCCATTCCCGTCGTCACGGGCCAGGACGGCGAGCTGGCCTCGGTGAAGTCGATCACCGCGGGCGAGCAGACCCAGACCGTCTACAAGGACACCCGCCAACTGGCCAAGGCAGCAGTCCAGATGGGCGACGCGCTACTGACGGGCGGCAAGCCCGAGGTCAACGACACCACCCAGTACAACAACGGCGTCAAGACCGTACCGGCGCAGCTGCTCCAGCCAGTCAGCGTCGACAAGGAGAACTACCAGAAGGTCCTGGTGGACAGCGGCCAGTACACCGCGGACCAGCTGAAGTAG
- the mmsA gene encoding multiple monosaccharide ABC transporter ATP-binding protein, whose amino-acid sequence MARPVLEMRSISKTFPGVKALSEVNLTVASGEVHAVCGENGAGKSTLMKVLSGVHPHGGYQGEIYFEGEPCRFRDIRASEQRGIVIIHQELALVPYLSIAENIFLGNEHATRGVISWSKTLTHAAALIRQVGLDESPHTRIADLGVGKQQLVEIAKALAKKVKLLILDEPTAALNDEDSRKLLDLILELKAQGISCILISHKLNEIARVADAVTILRDGRTIETIAIGPEGISEERIIRGMVGRDLEHRYPDRQPYSAPGAEIGEVAFEIEDWSVQHPIDHRRKVVDGVSLNVRRGEIVGIAGLMGAGRTELAMSVFGRSYGRWTGGRVRLDGREIRTRTVPEAIGHGIAYVTEDRKQLGLNLNDDISRNISLSALGKVARRGWVDRHEEARIAESFRRTMNIKAPSVFAETGKLSGGNQQKVVLSKWIFAEPDVLILDEPTRGIDIGAKAEIYTVIAELAAQGKAVLVISSELPELLGLCDRIYTMAEGRITGEVNRAEATQESLMRLMTMSAAYPDKQV is encoded by the coding sequence ATGGCCCGACCCGTTCTCGAGATGCGGTCGATCAGCAAGACGTTTCCCGGCGTCAAGGCCCTCTCCGAGGTCAACCTCACCGTCGCCTCGGGTGAGGTGCACGCCGTCTGCGGTGAGAACGGCGCCGGCAAGTCCACGCTGATGAAGGTACTCAGCGGGGTCCACCCCCACGGCGGCTACCAGGGCGAGATCTACTTCGAGGGCGAGCCCTGCCGGTTCCGGGACATCCGGGCCAGCGAGCAGCGCGGCATCGTGATCATCCACCAGGAACTCGCGCTGGTGCCCTACCTGTCCATCGCCGAGAACATCTTCCTCGGCAACGAGCACGCCACCCGGGGCGTCATCAGCTGGTCCAAGACGCTGACCCACGCCGCCGCACTGATCCGACAGGTCGGACTCGACGAGAGCCCGCACACCAGGATCGCCGATCTCGGCGTGGGCAAACAGCAGTTGGTCGAGATCGCCAAGGCGCTCGCCAAGAAGGTCAAGCTGCTCATCCTGGACGAGCCGACGGCCGCCCTGAACGACGAGGACAGCCGCAAGCTGCTCGACCTGATCCTCGAGCTCAAGGCTCAGGGCATCTCCTGCATCCTCATCTCGCACAAGCTGAACGAGATCGCCCGGGTCGCCGATGCCGTCACCATCCTGCGCGACGGGCGGACCATCGAGACCATCGCGATCGGCCCCGAGGGCATCTCCGAGGAGCGGATCATCCGCGGCATGGTCGGCCGTGACCTGGAACACCGCTACCCCGACCGGCAACCCTACTCGGCACCAGGGGCGGAGATCGGCGAGGTCGCCTTCGAGATCGAGGACTGGAGCGTCCAGCACCCGATCGACCACCGGCGCAAGGTGGTCGACGGCGTCTCGCTCAACGTCCGTCGAGGCGAGATCGTCGGCATCGCCGGCCTCATGGGCGCCGGCCGCACCGAACTGGCCATGAGCGTCTTCGGCCGCTCGTACGGGCGGTGGACCGGCGGCCGGGTGCGGCTGGACGGCCGGGAGATCCGTACCCGGACGGTGCCGGAGGCGATCGGGCACGGCATTGCGTACGTGACCGAGGACCGCAAGCAGCTCGGCCTCAACCTCAACGACGACATCAGCCGGAACATCTCGCTGAGCGCCCTCGGCAAGGTCGCCCGGCGGGGCTGGGTCGACAGGCACGAGGAGGCGCGGATCGCCGAATCGTTCCGGCGGACCATGAACATCAAGGCCCCCTCGGTGTTCGCGGAGACCGGCAAACTCAGCGGCGGCAACCAGCAGAAGGTCGTCCTCAGCAAGTGGATCTTCGCCGAGCCGGACGTGCTGATACTCGACGAACCCACCCGGGGCATCGACATCGGCGCAAAGGCGGAGATCTACACCGTCATCGCCGAACTCGCCGCCCAGGGCAAGGCGGTACTCGTCATCTCCTCCGAACTCCCCGAACTCCTGGGCCTGTGCGACCGGATCTACACCATGGCCGAAGGCCGGATCACCGGTGAGGTCAACCGCGCGGAAGCCACCCAGGAATCCCTCATGCGGCTCATGACCATGAGCGCGGCATACCCCGACAAGCAGGTGTGA